A window of the Halopseudomonas phragmitis genome harbors these coding sequences:
- a CDS encoding NAD(P)-dependent oxidoreductase, which produces MANVAFIGLGVMGYPMAGHLLRAGHELTVYNRTASKAAEWVVQHGGRACETPAQAAVDQDFVMVCVGNDHDLREVISGEHGVLKGIRSGAVIVDHTTASADVARELADLASRQGVGFLDAPVSGGQAGAEHGQLTVMVGGDAAVYDLARPVISSYARMVRLMGAAGSGQLTKMVNQICIAGLVQGLAEALNFARSAGLDGEAAMEVISKGAAQSWQLEHRHKTMLAGEFDFGFAVDWMRKDLGIVLDEARRNGAQLPVTALVDQFYADIQAMGGGRWDTSSLIARLKRDA; this is translated from the coding sequence ATGGCAAATGTGGCGTTTATCGGTCTGGGCGTCATGGGCTATCCCATGGCGGGACATCTGCTGCGTGCCGGGCACGAGCTGACAGTCTACAACCGTACTGCCAGCAAGGCTGCCGAGTGGGTGGTGCAGCATGGCGGCCGGGCATGTGAGACACCGGCGCAGGCGGCGGTCGATCAGGATTTCGTCATGGTTTGCGTAGGGAACGACCATGATCTGCGCGAAGTGATCAGTGGTGAGCATGGCGTGCTCAAGGGGATTCGCAGTGGTGCGGTGATTGTGGACCATACCACTGCTTCTGCTGATGTGGCCCGGGAGTTGGCAGATCTGGCGTCCCGGCAGGGTGTGGGTTTTCTTGATGCGCCGGTTTCCGGTGGTCAGGCCGGTGCCGAGCATGGTCAGTTGACGGTCATGGTGGGTGGTGATGCGGCGGTCTATGATCTGGCCCGGCCAGTGATCAGCAGCTATGCCCGGATGGTTCGCCTGATGGGAGCGGCCGGGTCGGGGCAATTGACCAAAATGGTTAATCAAATCTGTATCGCCGGTCTGGTTCAGGGCTTGGCCGAGGCGCTGAATTTTGCCCGGAGCGCCGGCCTGGATGGTGAGGCGGCGATGGAAGTGATCAGCAAGGGTGCGGCCCAGTCCTGGCAGCTCGAGCATCGACACAAGACCATGCTGGCGGGTGAATTTGACTTCGGTTTTGCGGTCGACTGGATGCGCAAAGATCTGGGGATCGTGCTCGACGAGGCGCGGCGCAATGGCGCGCAGTTGCCGGTGACGGCGCTGGTCGACCAGTTCTATGCCGATATCCAGGCCATGGGTGGCGGGCGCTGGGATACCTCCAGTCTGATTGCCCGGCTCAAGCGTGATGCTTGA
- a CDS encoding efflux RND transporter periplasmic adaptor subunit produces MPSIRLQRLLVLFASLLLVSACQPEAPPVSASNNATPVAAYSVSTRDLSRPLRLSASVEPRTQIRLAARTAGTVQAVHHEEGERVQRGQLLAQLDVAEAAAELARTEAQLNSARLDYQRAVELRRRGVATELELQTAQVALQVAESHQALWSSRVAYGRIEAPQNATITARHIDPGEAVDAQDTLFELADMDHLVLRLGVSELDVVHLAPGQQIPVHLDALPDLRLTGEVRRIFPAAMGTSRLITVELVLPPSSWDLGVKPGFLARIDTGIDPRPDTLVVPSAAIGSGDNGNYVYTITQEQLGYRPIQTGITRGRWTEIIDGLEPGETILASNPIDMQDAQPVRIVTYLE; encoded by the coding sequence ATGCCATCTATCCGCTTACAACGTCTGCTCGTACTGTTCGCCAGCCTGCTACTGGTCTCTGCCTGTCAGCCCGAAGCGCCACCGGTCAGCGCCAGCAACAATGCCACGCCAGTTGCGGCCTACAGTGTCAGCACCCGTGACCTGTCGCGCCCGTTGCGCCTGTCAGCCAGCGTCGAGCCGCGTACCCAGATCCGTCTGGCCGCGCGCACTGCCGGCACCGTTCAGGCCGTTCATCATGAAGAAGGCGAACGAGTTCAACGCGGTCAACTACTGGCTCAGCTCGATGTCGCCGAGGCCGCCGCCGAACTGGCCCGCACCGAAGCCCAACTGAACTCAGCCAGACTGGACTACCAGCGCGCCGTAGAATTGCGGCGCCGGGGCGTTGCCACCGAACTGGAACTGCAAACCGCCCAGGTCGCACTGCAGGTCGCTGAAAGCCATCAAGCGTTGTGGAGCAGCCGCGTGGCCTATGGCCGGATTGAAGCTCCGCAAAACGCTACCATCACCGCCCGACATATCGACCCAGGCGAAGCAGTCGACGCCCAGGACACCCTGTTCGAACTGGCCGACATGGACCACCTGGTTCTGCGCCTAGGCGTATCGGAACTGGATGTGGTGCACCTAGCCCCCGGCCAGCAGATCCCGGTACATCTGGATGCCCTCCCCGACCTGCGACTGACGGGAGAGGTGCGGCGCATCTTTCCTGCCGCTATGGGAACCAGCCGACTGATCACCGTGGAACTGGTCCTGCCCCCAAGCTCCTGGGACCTGGGCGTAAAACCCGGCTTTCTGGCCCGAATCGACACCGGTATCGATCCGCGCCCCGACACACTGGTGGTACCTTCGGCCGCTATCGGCAGCGGTGACAACGGCAATTATGTCTACACCATCACTCAGGAGCAGCTCGGCTATCGTCCGATCCAGACCGGCATCACTCGTGGCCGCTGGACCGAGATCATCGACGGACTGGAACCCGGTGAAACCATTCTGGCCAGCAACCCTATCGACATGCAGGACGCCCAGCCAGTGCGTATTGTCACTTACCTGGAGTAA
- a CDS encoding efflux RND transporter permease subunit: MAQQQPPPRGGLAGLAISRPVGTLAIASVVLVIGLYFLQRLPIDLLPSIEYPQIRVTVNYPGVSPEVMEEQVTRVLERNLAATEGLRLMSSRVEDSRTDIDLTFEFGTNLDIAMQNTSRELEQARAQLPDINPPRVRKFDGSEAVVWRGGFSSTVRNEAAVNDWIENILFPQLIGIAGVSSVESAGGMVREIEVIVDQPRLHSYGLGLQDLSNTLAAENRDLAVGRISSSEFDVAGKTEGLFNSLEQIRDTLLPLPREAQRLGQNIRLADVAEVRDGHRRQRVFARLNGTPAAQVTIYKLPEANTVAVADDVRATLERLQRSGFIPIDIRFEPTQDPSFFIRGALSSVSTAALIGGALAMLVVLLFLGSLRKGFVIGLSIPIAIMATFALMGVSGLTLNIISLGGLALGVGLLLDNAIVMLENIYRHRDSLGKDPDQAARDGAREVVSAITAGTLTNLAAVLPFLLVSGIAALVFQEMILTIAFAIIATLVAALTLVPSLAALLGKLTLNSGLDRSLPVRLFSGLVERLRQGYTTALPTVLHWRWGVLGLASLALAGSAWLFSQLGSEFLPQMDDGAVQIRISLPPGTPPEETQQVARRIEQLLTSREYVESVFTLAGGALWGGVISERPGSGIFMIQLVPASERPEMPAGRWIADTQQAVRALDIPGARIFARPPQIRGLRFTSEGNDLAIGVMGPDLRQLQTLANQIAQHLQGIPGLEGLDSGQEDLNPLLRLHVDRQRAAEYGLRVAEIGQAVRDAVDGAVPTRYIDGNQEYDVRVRLPYSAAEDSDALGNLMLFRQQNEPVLLRDLARLELGDGPATIYRENQSRIVRVVGDINTSINDVGSVMQQVQQRLAELDIPERYSLLYGGQWETIQDTNRELSVVIALSIFLVFVVLAVQYERLSNPLIIMAAAPLSLVGVSLALWLTSTPVSAPVLIGLILLIGIVVNNAILLVEYIEQGRRQESLSLHEAIVQAGSVRLRPILMTTLTTVLGITPLAVGLGEGAEIMRPLALAVVGGLLLSMLLTLFVVPCLYLVINRFAERLRERLTGQPASS, encoded by the coding sequence ATGGCCCAGCAGCAACCTCCGCCGCGCGGCGGACTGGCTGGTCTGGCGATCAGCCGCCCAGTCGGCACCCTGGCCATCGCTTCGGTAGTACTGGTGATCGGCCTGTATTTTCTCCAGCGCCTGCCGATCGATCTGTTGCCCAGCATCGAATACCCGCAGATCCGGGTAACCGTCAACTACCCCGGCGTCTCTCCCGAGGTCATGGAAGAACAGGTGACCCGGGTTCTGGAACGTAACCTGGCAGCGACCGAAGGCCTTCGCTTGATGTCCAGCCGAGTTGAGGACAGTCGCACCGATATCGACCTGACTTTCGAATTCGGCACTAATCTCGATATTGCCATGCAGAACACCTCGCGCGAACTGGAGCAGGCCCGCGCCCAGTTGCCGGATATCAACCCGCCCCGGGTGCGCAAGTTCGACGGCAGCGAAGCGGTTGTCTGGCGCGGCGGCTTCAGCTCCACCGTGCGCAATGAGGCTGCCGTCAACGACTGGATCGAAAACATCCTGTTCCCACAACTGATCGGCATTGCCGGCGTCTCCTCGGTTGAGTCAGCCGGCGGCATGGTCCGCGAGATCGAGGTCATCGTCGACCAACCCCGCCTGCATTCCTACGGGCTCGGCCTGCAGGACCTGAGCAACACCCTGGCAGCCGAAAACCGCGACCTCGCAGTCGGCCGGATCAGCTCCAGCGAGTTCGACGTGGCCGGCAAGACCGAGGGCCTGTTCAACTCGCTGGAACAGATCCGCGACACTCTGCTGCCACTGCCCCGGGAGGCCCAGCGACTTGGCCAGAACATCCGCCTGGCCGATGTCGCCGAAGTACGCGACGGCCATCGGCGCCAGCGGGTGTTCGCCCGACTCAACGGCACACCTGCGGCCCAGGTCACCATCTACAAGCTGCCCGAAGCCAATACAGTCGCCGTCGCCGATGACGTGCGTGCAACCCTGGAGCGCCTGCAGCGCTCAGGCTTCATCCCTATAGACATCCGCTTCGAACCAACCCAGGACCCGAGCTTCTTCATCCGCGGCGCCCTGTCCAGCGTCAGCACCGCCGCCCTGATCGGCGGTGCCCTGGCAATGCTGGTGGTGCTGTTATTCCTCGGCAGCCTGCGCAAGGGCTTTGTCATCGGCCTGTCGATCCCGATCGCAATCATGGCCACCTTCGCCCTGATGGGCGTCAGCGGCCTGACTCTCAATATCATCAGCCTGGGTGGGCTGGCTCTGGGCGTCGGACTACTACTGGACAACGCCATCGTCATGCTGGAAAACATCTACCGGCACCGTGACAGCCTGGGCAAGGACCCGGACCAGGCCGCGCGCGACGGCGCCCGCGAAGTCGTCTCGGCGATTACTGCCGGCACTCTGACCAACCTCGCTGCAGTACTGCCCTTCCTGCTGGTCAGCGGCATTGCCGCTCTGGTCTTCCAGGAAATGATTCTGACCATCGCCTTCGCCATCATCGCCACCCTGGTCGCAGCACTGACCCTGGTCCCGAGTCTGGCGGCGCTACTGGGCAAACTGACACTGAACAGCGGCCTGGATCGCAGCCTGCCAGTACGCCTGTTTTCTGGCCTGGTCGAGCGCCTGCGCCAAGGCTATACCACAGCCCTGCCGACAGTACTGCACTGGCGCTGGGGCGTACTGGGGCTGGCCAGTCTGGCACTGGCCGGCTCGGCCTGGCTGTTCAGCCAGCTCGGCAGCGAATTTCTGCCGCAAATGGACGACGGCGCGGTTCAGATCCGTATCAGCCTGCCACCTGGTACTCCACCGGAAGAAACCCAGCAGGTGGCACGGCGAATCGAACAACTGCTGACCAGTCGCGAGTATGTCGAAAGCGTCTTCACCCTGGCTGGCGGCGCTCTGTGGGGCGGCGTGATCAGCGAGCGGCCAGGCTCGGGCATTTTCATGATTCAACTGGTACCAGCCAGTGAACGCCCAGAGATGCCGGCCGGACGCTGGATCGCCGACACCCAGCAAGCCGTCAGGGCCCTGGATATTCCCGGCGCCCGGATCTTCGCCCGCCCGCCACAGATTCGCGGCCTGCGCTTTACCAGTGAAGGCAATGATCTGGCGATCGGCGTCATGGGCCCGGATCTCAGGCAACTGCAAACCCTGGCCAACCAGATCGCCCAGCACCTGCAAGGCATTCCAGGCCTGGAAGGGTTGGACAGCGGCCAGGAAGACCTGAACCCTCTGCTGCGCCTGCATGTTGATCGGCAGCGGGCCGCCGAGTACGGCCTGCGGGTCGCCGAAATCGGTCAGGCCGTACGCGATGCCGTTGACGGCGCGGTACCAACCCGCTATATCGACGGCAATCAGGAATACGACGTACGGGTACGCCTGCCCTACAGCGCCGCCGAAGACAGCGACGCACTGGGCAACCTCATGCTATTCCGCCAGCAGAACGAACCGGTACTGTTGCGCGACCTGGCCCGACTGGAACTGGGCGACGGCCCGGCAACCATCTACCGTGAAAACCAGAGTCGGATCGTGCGAGTGGTCGGGGACATAAACACCAGCATCAACGATGTCGGCAGCGTCATGCAGCAAGTCCAGCAGCGTCTGGCCGAACTCGACATCCCCGAACGCTACAGCCTGCTCTATGGCGGCCAATGGGAAACAATTCAGGACACCAACCGTGAACTGAGCGTGGTGATAGCGCTGTCAATCTTTCTGGTGTTCGTGGTCTTGGCGGTGCAGTACGAGCGCCTGAGCAACCCTCTGATCATCATGGCAGCCGCGCCACTGTCACTGGTCGGCGTCAGCCTGGCCCTGTGGCTGACCAGCACCCCGGTCTCTGCTCCGGTCCTGATCGGCCTGATTCTGCTGATCGGTATCGTGGTAAACAACGCCATCTTACTGGTCGAGTACATCGAGCAGGGCCGCCGCCAGGAAAGTCTGAGCCTGCACGAGGCCATCGTTCAGGCTGGCAGTGTGCGCCTGCGACCGATCCTGATGACCACCCTGACCACCGTACTGGGTATAACGCCACTGGCCGTAGGACTAGGTGAAGGTGCTGAAATCATGCGCCCGCTGGCCCTGGCGGTCGTTGGCGGCCTACTACTGTCGATGCTGCTGACCCTGTTCGTGGTGCCCTGCCTTTATCTGGTCATCAACCGCTTCGCCGAACGGCTACGCGAGCGCCTGACCGGTCAGCCAGCCAGCAGCTGA
- the ppnP gene encoding pyrimidine/purine nucleoside phosphorylase — translation MFKVNQYFDGKVASIAFQQPEGAATVGVMAPGEYEFGTSQLEIMHVISGLLTVKLPGSEQWQDFAGGSQFTVPANSKFQLKVAQDTAYLCEYR, via the coding sequence ATGTTCAAGGTCAACCAGTACTTCGACGGCAAAGTCGCCTCCATCGCCTTCCAGCAGCCCGAAGGCGCCGCCACCGTGGGCGTCATGGCCCCCGGCGAGTACGAATTCGGCACCAGCCAACTGGAAATCATGCACGTGATCAGCGGCCTACTGACCGTCAAGCTGCCGGGTAGCGAGCAGTGGCAGGACTTCGCCGGCGGCAGCCAGTTCACCGTCCCGGCCAATAGCAAGTTCCAGCTCAAGGTAGCCCAGGACACTGCCTATCTCTGCGAATACCGCTAG
- a CDS encoding acyl-CoA thioesterase — MNWDLDNPYTLAISVQPDDIDELGHANNAVYVRWLERCAWQHSKSLGLGLEEYRELDRAMAVVRHEIDYLASAYEGDELTMATWIVHWDKKLRMTRHFQLCRNSDGLTLLRGRTTFACIELSSGKPKRMPPLFLEGYAKGLTEVSPA; from the coding sequence GTGAACTGGGATCTGGATAACCCCTATACCCTGGCCATTAGTGTGCAGCCGGATGATATCGACGAGCTGGGGCATGCCAATAATGCGGTGTATGTTCGCTGGCTGGAGCGTTGCGCCTGGCAGCACTCAAAATCCCTGGGGTTGGGATTGGAGGAATATCGCGAGCTGGATCGGGCGATGGCGGTGGTACGTCATGAGATCGACTATCTGGCCTCGGCCTATGAAGGCGATGAGCTAACCATGGCGACCTGGATTGTGCATTGGGACAAGAAACTGCGCATGACCCGGCATTTTCAGTTGTGTCGCAACAGCGACGGGCTGACGCTGCTGCGTGGGCGGACGACCTTTGCCTGTATTGAACTCAGCAGCGGCAAACCGAAACGCATGCCGCCGCTGTTTCTCGAGGGCTACGCCAAGGGGCTGACCGAAGTCAGCCCGGCGTAA
- a CDS encoding Orn/Lys/Arg decarboxylase N-terminal domain-containing protein: MFKHLHFPILVINPHIGQANVAGKQLDDLFSALSQEGFEVLATGSLDEGRLIAEAHRGLSCILFSTDDGNDLAPVQALFEAAHSRSPELPIIALSTRQHLDSHYLSALRDLLQLRGIIYLFEDTLPFIAGQIARTARAYLAQLLPPFFKALLDYTARSSYSWHSPGHGGGVAFRKSPVGRAFHDFLGENTLRSDLSVSVPGLGSLLDHNGPIAEAEANTARTFGADHSFYVINGTSTANKIIWHAFVSRDDVVLVDRNCHKSILHAIIMTGAIPLYLTGSRNDYGIIGPISLEELAPERLKQRLAEHPLLKDRQVDNIRLAVLTNSTYDGLCYNAELIKEQLQDAVDILHFDEAWYGYAAFHEFYAGRHGMGRNRGLPRARHPLVFATQSPHKVLAALSQASIILAQDSEEQQLDRERFNEAFMMHTSTSPHYGIIASIDVATGMMAGEPGRSLVQETLDEALSFRQAMQQTAERLDEDQWWFDVWEPEEALDSEQLQASDWTLDNGESWHGFGDMAPDYALLDPIKVTLLTPGVEEQGRLAKSGIPAAIVTRFLAERGLVVEKTGLYSFLILFSLGITKGKWSTLVSELQEFKRLYDANAPLETTLPGIAQGGHYPGLGLQDLCERLHSFYKQQRMVKILRQIYTELPDMLVRPADAYQHMVRGQVEMVPIEQLAGRISAVMLVPYPPGIPVIMPGERFPTDCTAITDYLRVAQQLDQQFPGFESDIHGLREIRQEDGSVRFCVDCLKE; the protein is encoded by the coding sequence ATGTTCAAACACCTGCACTTCCCTATCCTGGTCATCAACCCGCATATCGGCCAGGCCAATGTGGCCGGCAAGCAACTCGACGATCTGTTCAGCGCCCTGAGCCAGGAGGGCTTCGAAGTCCTGGCCACCGGCTCGCTGGATGAAGGACGACTGATAGCCGAAGCCCACCGCGGCCTGTCCTGCATCCTGTTCAGCACCGACGACGGTAACGACCTGGCGCCTGTCCAGGCTCTGTTCGAGGCTGCCCACTCGCGCTCGCCCGAACTGCCGATCATCGCCCTGAGCACCCGTCAGCACCTGGACAGCCACTACCTCAGCGCGCTGCGCGATCTGCTGCAGCTGCGCGGCATCATCTATCTGTTCGAGGACACCCTGCCGTTCATTGCCGGACAGATCGCCCGTACCGCCCGCGCCTATCTGGCACAACTGCTGCCACCCTTCTTCAAGGCCCTGCTCGACTACACCGCGCGTTCCAGCTATTCCTGGCATTCACCCGGCCATGGCGGCGGCGTGGCCTTTCGCAAGAGCCCGGTCGGCCGGGCCTTCCATGACTTTCTAGGCGAGAACACCCTGCGCTCGGACCTGTCGGTCTCGGTACCCGGCCTGGGCTCGCTGCTCGATCACAACGGCCCGATTGCCGAGGCCGAGGCGAACACCGCTCGCACCTTCGGCGCAGATCACAGCTTCTACGTAATCAACGGCACCTCGACCGCCAACAAGATCATCTGGCACGCCTTCGTCAGCCGCGATGATGTAGTGCTGGTCGATCGCAACTGCCACAAGTCAATCCTCCATGCCATCATCATGACCGGCGCCATCCCGCTCTACCTGACCGGCTCGCGCAACGACTACGGCATCATCGGCCCGATCAGCCTGGAAGAGTTGGCCCCCGAGCGGCTCAAGCAGCGCCTGGCCGAGCATCCACTGCTCAAGGATCGCCAGGTCGACAATATCCGCCTGGCGGTGCTGACCAACTCGACCTATGACGGCCTGTGCTACAACGCCGAGCTGATCAAGGAACAGCTGCAGGATGCCGTCGACATCCTGCACTTCGACGAAGCCTGGTACGGCTACGCTGCCTTTCACGAATTTTATGCCGGTCGCCATGGCATGGGTCGCAATCGCGGCCTGCCTCGCGCACGTCACCCACTGGTATTCGCCACCCAATCGCCGCACAAGGTGCTGGCAGCGCTGAGTCAGGCCTCGATCATTCTTGCCCAGGACAGCGAGGAGCAGCAGCTAGATCGCGAGCGCTTCAATGAAGCCTTCATGATGCACACCTCAACCTCCCCGCATTACGGCATCATTGCCTCGATCGACGTAGCCACCGGGATGATGGCTGGCGAGCCTGGCCGCTCACTGGTCCAGGAGACCCTGGACGAGGCCCTGAGCTTCCGCCAGGCCATGCAGCAGACCGCCGAACGACTGGACGAGGATCAGTGGTGGTTTGATGTCTGGGAGCCAGAAGAAGCGCTGGACAGCGAGCAACTGCAAGCCAGTGACTGGACCCTGGATAATGGCGAGAGCTGGCACGGCTTTGGCGACATGGCGCCGGACTACGCCCTGCTCGACCCGATCAAGGTCACCCTGCTGACTCCCGGCGTCGAGGAACAGGGCCGGCTGGCCAAAAGTGGCATTCCGGCCGCCATCGTCACCCGTTTTCTGGCCGAGCGCGGTCTGGTCGTGGAAAAAACCGGCCTTTACTCGTTTCTGATTCTGTTCTCACTGGGCATCACCAAGGGCAAATGGAGCACCCTGGTATCCGAACTACAGGAGTTCAAGCGCCTCTACGACGCCAACGCACCACTGGAAACGACCCTGCCGGGCATCGCCCAGGGCGGCCATTATCCGGGCCTGGGACTGCAGGATCTGTGCGAACGCCTGCACAGCTTCTACAAGCAGCAGCGCATGGTGAAGATCCTGCGCCAGATCTATACCGAGCTGCCAGACATGCTGGTGCGCCCAGCCGACGCCTATCAGCACATGGTTCGCGGTCAGGTCGAGATGGTCCCGATCGAGCAACTGGCCGGCCGAATCAGCGCCGTCATGCTGGTTCCCTACCCGCCAGGTATTCCGGTGATCATGCCCGGCGAGCGGTTCCCGACCGATTGCACCGCAATAACCGACTACCTGCGCGTGGCGCAGCAACTGGACCAGCAGTTCCCGGGCTTTGAAAGCGATATTCACGGTCTGCGCGAAATCCGCCAGGAGGACGGCAGCGTGCGGTTCTGTGTGGACTGCCTGAAGGAGTGA